One genomic window of Solanum dulcamara chromosome 12, daSolDulc1.2, whole genome shotgun sequence includes the following:
- the LOC129876635 gene encoding peroxidase 22.3-like: MASTSFLFLHVLVVFTLARMAFSDLSDDFYEDICPEALPTIKQVVEDAVRQERRMGASLLRLHFHDCFVNGCDASILLDQTSITDSEKTSRANNNSVRGFEVIDKIKSEVDKVCGRPVVSCADILAVAARDSVVALHGPTWEVQLGRRDSTTASRTTANNDIPTPSMDLPALIDNFKKQGLDEEDLVALSGGHTLGFAQCFTFRNRTYNETNNIDSTFASQRQANCPRSGGDSNLAPLDPTPALFDSKYFSNLVSKKGLLHSDQALFSGGETDELVKTYSTNLRTFSKDFAESMIKMGNIKPLTGNQGQIRVDCRKVN, from the exons ATGGCTTCAACTAGCTTCCTCTTTCTTCATGTGTTAGTCGTGTTTACTCTAGCACGCATGGCTTTTTCAGATTTGTCAGATGATTTCTACGAAGATATCTGTCCCGAAGCTTTACCAACCATTAAACAGGTTGTTGAGGATGCAGTCAGGCAAGAGAGGCGAATGGGTGCCTCTTTGCTACGATTACATTTTCATGATTGTTTCGTTAAT GGTTGTGATGCTTCGATTCTTCTTGATCAAACATCTATTACCGATAGTGAGAAGACTTCTCGTGCTAATAACAATTCTGTCAGAGGATTTGAAGTGATCGATAAAATTAAATCGGAGGTTGATAAAGTTTGTGGACGTCCAGTTGTATCTTGTGCAGACATCTTGGCTGTTGCAGCTCGTGACTCTGTAGTTGCT TTACATGGACCAACATGGGAAGTGCAACTAGGAAGAAGGGATTCCACTACAGCAAGTAGAACCACTGCCAACAATGACATTCCAACTCCATCCATGGATTTACCAGCACTTATCGACAATTTCAAGAAGCAAGGTTTGGATGAGGAAGACCTCGTTGCTCTCTCCGGTGGACACACACTAGGGTTTGCTCAGTGTTTCACTTTCAGGAATCGCACCTACAATGAGACTAACAATATTGACTCCACCTTTGCAAGCCAACGTCAAGCAAATTGTCCTCGTAGTGGAGGTGATTCCAATCTTGCTCCCCTTGATCCTACACCTGCTCTTTTCGACTCGAAATATTTCAGTAACTTGGTGTCTAAGAAAGGGCTTTTGCATTCTGATCAAGCACTATTTAGTGGAGGAGAGACTGATGAGCTTGTTAAAACCTATAGTACAAACCTGAGGACTTTCTCGAAAGATTTTGCTGAGTCTATGATTAAGATGGGTAATATCAAGCCGTTAACGGGGAATCAAGGCCAAATTCGTGTCGATTGCAGGAAGGTGAACTAA